The following coding sequences lie in one Lolium perenne isolate Kyuss_39 chromosome 2, Kyuss_2.0, whole genome shotgun sequence genomic window:
- the LOC127328432 gene encoding MEIOTIC F-BOX protein MOF-like translates to MGDDRLSDLPDCLLHSILSLLKARQVVQTCVLSRRWEHIWRSVPCLDIDHRDLGSSVELFEEFADNLLARRCAWSPLDTFRLNAGPTCCTSSSSPCRWIRRALKYHSPAVVDVRGGAGHRVVLRPLLPGPHRLARLHLHNACLEGHDAQGQLASALASGFPVLQVLELRNCSYWLRRIESSSLKSLTIHSCHNNAEEDVVIAAPRLASLRLGILFNRERRHRRYLQLRGGGFTVSEAPSLVDASISVVDCVPSTVVQSDQISLQTLALFGTLRKLLGSLAKSTVISLELSGFKATSGECLLTMLNDKGLQWASSDIYEDISLESFQSRAAQSGEFAPVPLLQAILDDARGTLPVFRNLTTLIMDECYISNNLQTVWRFLLLTPVLEKLTLQCCKFPDGTRRKKRRNISDKVPNLKLVEIKYKDRYEHGLDSVRCRDLQRLLIIAEVRSQ, encoded by the exons ATGGGAGATGACCGGCTTAGCGACCTGCCGGACTGCCTCCTCCACTCCATCTTGTCTCTTCTCAAGGCCCGGCAAGTCGTGCAGACGTGCGTGCTGTCGCGGAGGTGGGAGCACATCTGGCGCTCCGTGCCGTGCCTCGACATCGATCACCGGGACCTCGGGTCCTCGGTCGAGCTGTTCGAGGAGTTCGCTGACAACCTGCTGGCCCGCCGTTGCGCCTGGTCGCCGCTGGACACCTTCCGGCTGAACGCCGGCCCGACGTGCTGCACATCGTCTTCCAGCCCCTGCAGGTGGATTCGGCGCGCCCTCAAGTACCACTCCCCGGCGGTTGTCGACGTCCGCGGCGGGGCGGGTCACCGGGTCGTCTTACGTCCCCTGCTCCCCGGCCCCCACCGCCTCGCGAGGCTCCACCTGCATAACGCATGTCTCGAGGGTCACGACGCCCAAGGCCAGCTCGCTTCGGCTTTGGCTTCTGGGTTCCCGGTGCTGCAAGTCCTGGAGCTCAGGAACTGCTCCTACTGGCTACGTCGGATCGAGTCTTCCAGCCTCAAGAGCCTCACTATCCACAGCTGCCACAACAACGCCGAAGAAGACGTCGTCATCGCCGCCCCACGCCTCGCCTCGCTGCGTCTCGGAATCCTGTTCAATCGCGAGAGGCGTCACCGCCGTTACCTCCAGCTGCGCGGGGGCGGCTTCACCGTCAGCGAGGCCCCGTCCCTTGTCGACGCGTCCATCAGCGTCGTGGATTGCGTGCCGTCCACCGTAGTTCAATCGGATCAGATTAGTCTGCAGACCTTGGCATTGTTCGGAACCTTGAGGAAGCTTCTTGGTTCCCTGGCCAAGTCCACAGTCATCAGCCTGGAGCTGTCAGGCTTCAAAGCAACG TCCGGGGAATGCCTACTTACCATGCTAAATGACAAGGGCCTCCAGTGGGCGTCCAGTGATATCTACGAGGATATTTCGCTCGAGTCGTTTCAGTCCCGCGCCGCACAAAGCGGCGAGTTCGCCCCGGTTCCTTTGCTGCAGGCTATCTTAGACGACGCGCGAGGAACTCTGCCAGTTTTCCGCAACCTAACAACCTTGATCATGGACGAATGCTACATAAGCAACAACTTGCAAACGGTGTGGCGTTTCCTCCTGCTAACTCCTGTATTGGAGAAGCTTACTCTGCAATGCTGCAAG TTTCCAGATGGCAcaaggaggaagaaaagaaggaaCATATCAGACAAAGTTCCTAACCTCAAGTTGGTAGAAATCAAGTATAAAGATAGGTATGAGCATGGCCTTGATTCG GTCAGATGTCGTGACCTTCAAAGACTCCTCATCATTGCGGAGGTCCGGTCACAATAG